The genomic stretch AGTTCCCTCGTCGGGACCCGGTTCCTCCGCGACGGTAGGGCTCGGTGACCGCCGACGCGGCACCCGCCGCTTCACGCACGGCTGCGAGACGGCGCCTTTGCGAGCCCCTTGTTCGGCGCATACACGCAGATGACGGCTTCTTCACCCACAGCGGCCGCTCCGGCGCGATAGACCACACCCACAAGTCCGCGGCGGCCACGGGCCGCCGGCACGAAGCGCACCGCCTCGGCATCGGGCACGTTGCGGGCAATCTCCTTGCCCGGACCCGCGCAGGGGACGTTCTCGCCCTCCACCGCCAGAACGAGACCAGAGGGAAACCAGATCATCGAGCCCTTGGGAACCTCTGTGAGCCCGTCATGGCCAGAGAAGGCGATGTTCGCCCCGAGCCAGGCCATGTCGACATGCGCGACGCCCATGTCTGCCGCGATTCGCGCCAACTCCTCGGTCGACACCCCCGACCACTGACGCCAGTTGCGAACCGGGGTGCCACGCTTCACGCCAGCGTCACGGGCATCGGCGGGTCGGGTGAAACCTGCATGTCGGTCGCCCACGATTCCCTCGAGGGTGAAGTCGAGGCGTTCCACGGGCTGCTTGGCCACCCCGTCCGGCTGCCCGCCCAGGGCCAGTGCCGCCACCCGAACCACGAT from Pseudomonadota bacterium encodes the following:
- a CDS encoding MOSC domain-containing protein, producing the protein MRREIVVRVAALALGGQPDGVAKQPVERLDFTLEGIVGDRHAGFTRPADARDAGVKRGTPVRNWRQWSGVSTEELARIAADMGVAHVDMAWLGANIAFSGHDGLTEVPKGSMIWFPSGLVLAVEGENVPCAGPGKEIARNVPDAEAVRFVPAARGRRGLVGVVYRAGAAAVGEEAVICVYAPNKGLAKAPSRSRA